In a single window of the Mesorhizobium shangrilense genome:
- a CDS encoding class I SAM-dependent methyltransferase translates to MAEPFDEYSSSYGETVAESIRFSGLGHDFFLKAKANLLRRLIHERGLRRQGRSLNLLDIGCGVGSLHRHLEGMVDSLNGCDVSEQSIDRAQRDHPENVYTLCTSSRLPYANSTFDLALASCVLHHVPPAAWPAFLDETRRVLRLGGVACIIEHNPFNPLTRLAVFRCPFDKGAVLLTARKAKALARGAGFKELRVEHFLLLPTAGYLAQRVEQKLSAFPLGAQYACSGRA, encoded by the coding sequence ATGGCCGAACCCTTCGACGAATACTCATCCAGCTACGGCGAGACCGTCGCCGAATCGATCCGCTTCTCTGGTCTCGGCCACGACTTCTTCCTGAAGGCCAAAGCCAATCTGTTGCGGCGGCTTATCCATGAGCGAGGCCTGCGGCGGCAGGGAAGGAGCCTCAACCTGCTGGATATTGGCTGCGGGGTCGGTTCGCTGCATCGGCATCTGGAGGGAATGGTCGACAGCCTGAACGGCTGCGACGTATCCGAACAATCCATCGATCGCGCTCAGCGCGATCATCCCGAAAACGTGTACACACTCTGCACGTCGTCTCGGCTCCCCTATGCCAACTCGACGTTCGACCTCGCGTTGGCGAGTTGCGTTCTGCACCACGTACCGCCGGCGGCCTGGCCAGCATTTCTCGACGAAACGCGGCGCGTGCTGCGTCTGGGCGGAGTTGCCTGCATTATCGAGCACAATCCGTTCAATCCCTTGACGCGCCTCGCGGTCTTCCGATGCCCCTTTGACAAGGGGGCGGTCCTGCTTACTGCCCGCAAGGCAAAGGCGCTCGCTCGTGGTGCGGGCTTCAAGGAGCTCCGCGTCGAGCATTTCCTGCTGCTGCCCACAGCCGGTTATCTTGCTCAAAGGGTCGAACAGAAACTATCCGCTTTCCCCCTCGGAGCCCAATATGCGTGCAGCGGGCGCGCCTGA
- a CDS encoding ABC transporter ATP-binding protein → MPEVAGACDKRVAIEARGIVKAFGQGRTALRALDNVSVAIRENEFFTLLGPSGCGKTTLLRLIAGFEYPTEGVILLHGEDIAGLPPFKRPVNTVFQSYALFPHLTVAENVAFGLQMLGRPKPEIAGRVSEMLKLVHMEELGDRRTDQISGGQAQRVALARALAPGPKVLLLDEPLSALDYKLRKEMQIELKRMQSETGITFVFVTHDQEEALTMSDRIAVMSKGKILQIGSPWDIYDKPADRFVADFIGETNFLAATLIETRHGKARVRLASGAEIEASVAEGVKPGGEVTVVVRPEHARVVTEGGQLTGTVENVVYFGTDTHIHVRLDDGSTFIVRQQNARAEPCGFAVGDRAGIEIAADAAQVLRD, encoded by the coding sequence ATGCCGGAGGTTGCCGGGGCTTGCGACAAGCGCGTAGCGATTGAAGCAAGGGGCATCGTCAAGGCCTTCGGGCAGGGGCGTACCGCGCTGCGCGCCCTCGACAACGTGTCGGTCGCCATCCGCGAGAACGAGTTCTTCACGCTTCTGGGGCCTTCTGGCTGCGGCAAGACCACCCTACTCAGGCTGATCGCCGGCTTCGAATATCCGACTGAAGGCGTCATCCTGCTGCACGGCGAGGACATCGCCGGCCTGCCGCCCTTCAAGCGCCCGGTCAACACCGTCTTCCAGAGCTACGCGCTGTTTCCGCATCTCACGGTCGCCGAGAACGTCGCCTTCGGGCTGCAGATGCTCGGCCGGCCGAAGCCCGAGATCGCCGGCCGCGTTTCGGAAATGTTGAAGCTGGTGCATATGGAAGAGCTTGGCGACCGACGCACGGACCAGATCTCCGGCGGCCAGGCGCAGCGCGTCGCGCTCGCGCGGGCGCTCGCGCCGGGCCCGAAGGTGCTGCTGCTCGACGAGCCGCTTTCGGCGCTCGACTACAAGCTGCGCAAGGAGATGCAGATCGAACTCAAGCGCATGCAGAGCGAAACCGGCATCACTTTCGTCTTCGTCACCCACGACCAGGAAGAGGCGCTGACGATGTCGGACCGCATCGCGGTGATGTCCAAGGGCAAGATCCTGCAGATCGGGTCGCCCTGGGACATCTATGACAAGCCTGCCGACCGGTTCGTCGCCGACTTCATCGGCGAGACCAATTTCCTGGCGGCGACGCTGATCGAGACGCGGCACGGGAAGGCGCGGGTCCGGCTGGCATCCGGGGCGGAGATCGAGGCCAGCGTGGCCGAAGGCGTGAAGCCGGGCGGGGAGGTCACCGTCGTGGTCAGGCCGGAGCACGCCCGCGTCGTAACCGAAGGCGGCCAGCTCACGGGGACGGTCGAGAACGTCGTCTATTTCGGGACGGACACGCATATCCACGTCAGGCTCGACGACGGCAGCACCTTCATCGTGCGGCAGCAGAACGCGCGCGCCGAGCCCTGCGGCTTCGCGGTCGGCGACAGGGCAGGCATCGAGATCGCGGCCGACGCCGCCCAGGTGCTGAGGGATTAA
- a CDS encoding ATP-binding protein: MTGLREWLTSLQLENHFEKLVEQRVDLDVLPDLTEADLADLGVPLGDRKRMMRGIQALRQGEETGPARGAASAEPREFGHARSDLPLLYPKEELRQLTLLFADLVGSTQLAKNLDLESYRDAIRSYQLCCSDLVRTHFGFVAQFLGDGVLAYFGYPNAEEDDAERAVAAGLQITRDVARLERAGHVPLAAHVGIATGEVLVSDLVAGRLTIKGAVLGDTPNLAARLQVVAKPGQVIVAKSTRRLLGNQFDCSFLGNQRIKGFDRPQEVWLVRGMKASTSRFAARSRGRMTPLIGREEEREILQHRWDTARAGEGQVVLVSGEAGIGKSRLGEWLHDGIAAEAHYRLNYQCSPYHSGSPFFPIMMQLVHAAGLGDGDSVDERLDKLEHLLAKATQDVMSVAPLFAHLLSIPFEHRYGPLDQPPETIKERTVLALLEQLFGLAARQPVLVCFEDLHWVDPSTEELLDVLVERIDGKPVLLLCTFRPGYEAPWIGRAGVTHLALSRLDRRRSLDLVMWIASHEDLPEDLVEQIVVRTEGVPLFLEEMTKSVIEHRQLSVDGAPFEIMLPASLKELLMAKLDSLSSAREVVPLCAAIGRSFSYRLLLAVSQLSENALRPILDQLTQSHILLHRGEYPDTTFTFRHALIQEAAYETMLASRARALHDQIADVLSTQFAEIAETRPEVVAQHLSRAGRAANARDRWRAAAALAIASSANNEACAHLNQALGENAKLAQSPERTTAEIALREMMREPIELCGWGSEDIELNLRRLYELREEHGDRDELFSAIYGSCGTHLLAGRIRAAEADADRMAALSEETGDPAHGLLTVHTRALLAFLSGRFPVAVDGFDREICTLLPEHAARIRRHYVADPAIVARVMQAWALTLSGDDAGAAARIAEAERLIGMQGQSFSRIYGLTIIASIRQTRGEARAALELATAAWRMAHEERVPYWEAWADVVRGWAMTATGDVDEGLATLREGLTAYARTGARQMLPYGRTLLADAFLKAGRIQDGLAVIEQLEQEDAANEVRFFDAERLRVAEALRPQAGA, encoded by the coding sequence GTGACTGGCCTTAGAGAATGGTTGACCTCGCTGCAGCTAGAGAACCATTTTGAGAAACTCGTCGAGCAGCGCGTAGATCTCGACGTGCTCCCAGACTTGACCGAAGCAGATCTCGCTGACCTCGGCGTGCCCCTCGGCGACCGCAAGCGCATGATGCGCGGCATCCAAGCGCTGCGTCAGGGCGAGGAGACTGGACCTGCGCGCGGGGCGGCATCAGCGGAGCCTCGCGAGTTTGGCCATGCTCGATCAGATCTACCTCTACTCTATCCAAAAGAGGAATTGCGCCAGCTGACCCTGCTCTTTGCCGACCTCGTGGGCTCGACCCAGTTGGCCAAGAACCTCGACCTCGAGAGCTATCGCGACGCGATCCGCAGTTATCAGCTCTGTTGCTCCGATCTGGTTCGCACACATTTCGGCTTCGTCGCCCAATTCCTGGGCGATGGTGTACTCGCCTATTTTGGCTATCCGAACGCCGAGGAGGATGACGCCGAGCGTGCAGTGGCTGCCGGGCTGCAGATAACGCGGGACGTAGCGCGCCTCGAGCGGGCCGGTCATGTGCCGCTCGCTGCCCATGTCGGCATCGCCACGGGAGAGGTGCTGGTGAGCGATCTCGTCGCGGGCCGGTTGACGATCAAGGGGGCGGTTCTCGGCGACACGCCCAATCTTGCCGCTCGACTCCAGGTTGTGGCGAAGCCGGGCCAGGTCATTGTGGCCAAAAGCACCCGGCGCCTACTTGGTAACCAGTTCGATTGTTCCTTCCTCGGCAATCAGCGGATCAAGGGATTCGATAGGCCGCAGGAGGTCTGGCTCGTCCGTGGCATGAAGGCGAGTACGTCACGTTTTGCCGCGCGGTCACGAGGTCGGATGACTCCGTTGATTGGTCGGGAGGAGGAACGCGAAATCCTGCAGCATCGCTGGGACACGGCGCGCGCGGGCGAAGGACAGGTGGTGCTTGTCTCTGGCGAGGCCGGGATCGGCAAGTCGCGGCTGGGCGAGTGGCTGCACGATGGCATTGCCGCTGAGGCGCATTACCGCTTGAACTATCAATGCTCGCCCTATCACAGCGGCAGCCCCTTCTTTCCGATCATGATGCAACTCGTTCACGCCGCCGGGCTTGGTGACGGCGACAGCGTTGACGAGCGGCTCGACAAACTTGAGCATCTCCTCGCGAAAGCGACCCAGGATGTCATGAGTGTCGCGCCGCTGTTCGCGCACTTGCTTTCGATCCCGTTCGAACACCGCTACGGGCCGCTCGATCAGCCGCCCGAGACGATCAAGGAGCGTACGGTGCTCGCGCTGCTCGAGCAGCTGTTTGGGCTGGCGGCGCGCCAACCCGTGCTGGTCTGTTTCGAAGATCTGCATTGGGTCGATCCCTCCACCGAGGAGCTGCTCGATGTGCTGGTCGAACGGATCGATGGAAAGCCGGTCTTGCTGCTGTGCACATTCCGGCCGGGTTACGAGGCGCCCTGGATCGGACGTGCCGGGGTGACGCACCTGGCGCTCTCGCGGCTTGACCGGAGGCGCTCGCTGGACCTCGTCATGTGGATCGCCTCGCACGAGGACCTACCCGAGGACCTGGTCGAACAGATCGTCGTCAGGACCGAGGGCGTGCCGCTCTTTCTCGAGGAGATGACCAAGTCTGTCATCGAGCACCGACAGCTTTCAGTCGACGGCGCTCCGTTCGAAATCATGCTTCCCGCATCGCTCAAGGAGTTGCTCATGGCCAAGCTCGACAGCCTGTCGAGCGCCCGCGAGGTTGTGCCGCTTTGCGCCGCGATTGGTAGGAGCTTCTCGTATCGGCTGCTGCTGGCAGTCTCGCAGCTTTCGGAGAACGCGCTGCGGCCGATCCTCGACCAGCTGACGCAGTCGCACATCCTGCTGCACCGGGGCGAGTACCCCGACACAACCTTCACCTTCCGCCATGCGCTGATCCAGGAGGCGGCGTATGAGACGATGCTGGCGAGCCGAGCGCGCGCACTCCATGATCAGATCGCCGATGTGTTGAGCACACAATTTGCCGAGATTGCAGAGACCCGGCCGGAAGTGGTGGCTCAGCATCTGAGCCGCGCCGGTCGCGCCGCCAATGCACGCGATCGATGGAGGGCGGCCGCCGCACTTGCGATAGCCAGCTCGGCTAATAATGAGGCGTGCGCGCACCTGAACCAGGCCCTGGGCGAGAACGCGAAACTTGCGCAAAGTCCGGAACGCACAACGGCGGAGATTGCACTGCGCGAAATGATGCGCGAGCCCATCGAGCTTTGTGGTTGGGGGTCCGAAGATATCGAGCTGAATCTTCGCCGGCTCTACGAGCTACGCGAGGAGCATGGCGACAGAGATGAATTGTTCTCGGCAATCTACGGCAGCTGCGGCACGCATTTGCTGGCCGGCCGCATCCGCGCGGCCGAGGCTGACGCCGATCGCATGGCTGCGCTCTCCGAAGAAACAGGGGATCCGGCGCACGGTCTTCTCACCGTCCATACTCGAGCTCTCCTGGCGTTCCTCTCCGGCCGCTTTCCGGTGGCGGTTGACGGCTTCGACCGCGAGATCTGCACTCTCCTCCCTGAGCACGCCGCCCGAATCCGGCGACACTACGTCGCCGACCCCGCAATCGTGGCTCGGGTCATGCAGGCGTGGGCTCTGACGCTTTCAGGCGACGACGCAGGTGCAGCTGCGCGCATAGCCGAGGCCGAGCGGCTGATCGGGATGCAAGGGCAGAGCTTCAGCCGAATCTACGGGCTGACGATCATCGCCTCTATCCGGCAGACCCGCGGCGAAGCCCGGGCGGCCCTAGAGTTGGCCACCGCCGCCTGGCGAATGGCGCATGAGGAGCGGGTGCCGTACTGGGAGGCCTGGGCGGACGTGGTGCGCGGATGGGCGATGACGGCGACCGGCGACGTTGATGAAGGGCTGGCCACGCTGCGCGAAGGCCTTACCGCCTACGCCCGCACCGGCGCGCGCCAGATGCTTCCCTACGGCCGGACGCTTCTCGCCGACGCCTTCCTCAAGGCGGGGCGGATCCAGGATGGACTGGCGGTAATCGAACAGCTTGAGCAAGAGGACGCGGCCAACGAGGTCCGATTCTTCGACGCCGAGCGGTTGAGGGTAGCCGAGGCGCTGCGACCCCAGGCCGGCGCGTAA
- a CDS encoding ABC transporter permease, whose product MASRYFDVRAQPGFGVIALFTFAALYLPIITLVAYAFNASDSVSVWGGFSLRWFVEASRNVAVQDAAWRSFVIAVCAATFASIAATMAAIATTRTAPYRGLGFKYAFINQPLMVPEIVTAVALLIVFSRIKVWTGYSGLGYLVLAHTAFCIPFAYLPIRARLESMDLTLERAAADLYATPWMTFRHVTLPLLRPGIIAGFMLAFVISLDDVVITEFVKSGGQDTLPTYMLGQIRRTVTPEVNAIATAFLALSIVLVTAFFFINRKKT is encoded by the coding sequence ATGGCTAGCCGGTATTTCGACGTCCGCGCCCAGCCCGGCTTCGGCGTCATCGCGCTGTTCACCTTCGCCGCGCTCTATCTGCCGATCATCACGCTCGTCGCCTACGCCTTCAACGCCAGCGACTCCGTCAGTGTCTGGGGCGGTTTTTCGCTGCGCTGGTTCGTCGAGGCGTCGCGCAACGTCGCCGTGCAGGATGCCGCTTGGCGCTCCTTCGTCATCGCCGTCTGCGCCGCCACTTTTGCGAGCATCGCCGCCACCATGGCCGCCATCGCCACGACGCGCACGGCGCCCTATCGCGGCCTCGGCTTCAAGTACGCCTTCATCAACCAGCCGCTGATGGTGCCGGAGATCGTCACGGCGGTCGCGCTGCTCATCGTCTTCTCGCGCATCAAGGTGTGGACCGGCTATTCCGGCCTCGGCTACCTCGTGCTGGCGCACACCGCCTTCTGCATCCCCTTCGCCTATCTGCCGATCCGCGCCAGGCTGGAGAGCATGGACCTGACGCTCGAGCGTGCGGCGGCCGACCTCTATGCAACGCCTTGGATGACGTTCCGGCACGTCACCCTGCCGTTGCTCAGGCCCGGCATCATCGCCGGCTTCATGCTCGCCTTCGTCATCTCGCTCGACGACGTCGTCATCACCGAATTCGTCAAGTCGGGCGGCCAGGATACCCTGCCGACCTACATGCTCGGCCAGATCCGCCGGACGGTCACGCCTGAGGTGAACGCCATCGCGACCGCGTTCCTGGCGCTGTCGATCGTGCTGGTTACCGCCTTCTTCTTCATCAACCGGAAGAAAACCTGA
- a CDS encoding extracellular solute-binding protein — MTWKLKAATAAASLFVFAGAASAEGELNIFNWGDYTNPELIKKFEEAYKVKVTVTDYDSNDTALAKVRAGGHGYDIVVPSANYVPIWVNEGLLLEARPDQMENFKNVDERWVNVPWDEGRRYTVPWQWGVSGIGVNSKVYGGDINTSAIWLDPPAELVGKINVEPEMTDVLFATIRYFGGEWCTDDKELLKKVRDKLVEAKPKWLAMDYSVTEKLPAGDYSAVYYWNGAILRSRIANPDIKFGYPKEGYPIFMDSVAILADAKNVENAKLFMNFIMDPENAALISAFAKYANGIKGSDAFMPADMKGARELIVPDEFKDAGQFLTTCSPEVNELYTRIWTDVNK; from the coding sequence ATGACCTGGAAACTCAAGGCCGCAACAGCGGCGGCATCGTTGTTCGTGTTCGCGGGCGCCGCCTCCGCGGAGGGCGAGCTCAACATCTTCAACTGGGGCGACTACACCAATCCCGAGCTGATCAAGAAGTTCGAGGAGGCCTACAAGGTCAAGGTGACGGTTACCGACTACGATTCCAATGACACCGCGCTCGCCAAGGTGCGCGCCGGCGGCCACGGCTACGACATCGTCGTTCCTTCCGCCAACTACGTGCCGATCTGGGTCAACGAAGGCCTGCTGCTGGAGGCGCGGCCCGACCAGATGGAGAATTTCAAGAATGTCGACGAGCGCTGGGTGAACGTCCCCTGGGACGAGGGCCGCCGCTACACCGTTCCGTGGCAGTGGGGCGTGTCCGGCATCGGCGTCAACAGCAAGGTCTATGGCGGCGACATCAACACCTCGGCGATCTGGCTCGACCCGCCGGCCGAGCTGGTCGGCAAGATCAACGTCGAGCCGGAAATGACCGACGTGCTGTTCGCCACCATCCGCTATTTCGGCGGCGAGTGGTGCACCGACGACAAGGAACTGCTGAAGAAGGTCCGCGACAAGCTGGTCGAGGCCAAGCCGAAGTGGCTCGCCATGGACTACAGCGTCACCGAAAAACTGCCTGCCGGCGACTATTCGGCGGTCTATTACTGGAACGGCGCCATCCTGCGCTCGCGCATCGCCAATCCGGACATCAAGTTCGGCTATCCGAAGGAAGGCTACCCGATCTTCATGGACAGCGTGGCGATCCTTGCCGACGCCAAGAACGTCGAGAACGCAAAACTGTTCATGAACTTCATCATGGATCCCGAAAACGCCGCGCTGATCTCGGCCTTCGCCAAATACGCCAACGGCATCAAGGGCTCCGACGCGTTCATGCCCGCCGACATGAAGGGTGCGCGGGAACTCATCGTTCCCGACGAGTTCAAGGATGCGGGCCAGTTCCTGACCACCTGCTCGCCGGAGGTCAACGAGCTCTACACGCGCATCTGGACCGACGTGAACAAGTAA
- a CDS encoding ABC transporter permease produces the protein MATAAEIARAGQRRDIRSRWLLSAPALFIIFVAAIGPLFVMLAYSFMVKGDYGDVKFGQYSLDGWFSVLFQRDIFDDTLGLADAHLSILWRSIRLSFITTVATLLLGFPTAYFIATRPRHTREIWVFLVTIPFWTNLLIRTFAMQQVLRNEGVLNTALRATGMIDQPLQIMHTDWAILFGMVYVYLPLMVLPLYASMEKLDFRLVEAGYDLYAGRLSVLWRIIIPLVKPGIIAGSILVFIPSLGAYVIPRVLGGGKNMMLGNLIEMQFGAGRNWPLGAALSITLMALVMVALLFYVRNASRSGVQHG, from the coding sequence ATGGCGACCGCGGCCGAGATCGCCAGGGCAGGACAGCGGAGGGACATCCGCTCACGCTGGCTGCTCTCGGCGCCGGCGCTCTTCATCATCTTCGTCGCCGCTATCGGCCCGCTGTTCGTCATGCTCGCCTATTCCTTCATGGTAAAGGGCGACTACGGCGACGTGAAGTTCGGGCAGTATTCGCTGGACGGCTGGTTTTCCGTGCTGTTCCAGCGCGACATCTTCGACGACACGCTTGGCCTCGCCGACGCGCACCTGTCGATCCTCTGGCGCTCGATACGGCTTTCCTTCATCACCACGGTGGCGACGCTGCTGCTCGGCTTTCCGACCGCCTACTTCATCGCAACCCGTCCCCGTCATACGCGCGAAATCTGGGTTTTCCTGGTCACCATCCCGTTCTGGACCAACCTCCTGATCCGCACCTTCGCGATGCAGCAGGTGCTCCGCAACGAAGGCGTCCTCAACACCGCGCTGCGCGCCACGGGCATGATCGACCAGCCGCTGCAGATCATGCACACCGACTGGGCCATCCTCTTCGGTATGGTCTATGTCTATCTGCCGCTGATGGTGCTGCCGCTCTATGCCAGCATGGAGAAGCTCGACTTCCGCCTGGTCGAGGCGGGCTACGACCTCTATGCCGGTCGGCTCAGCGTGCTCTGGCGCATCATCATCCCGCTGGTGAAGCCGGGCATCATCGCCGGCTCCATCCTGGTCTTCATCCCCTCGCTCGGCGCCTATGTCATCCCGCGCGTGCTGGGCGGCGGCAAGAACATGATGCTGGGCAACCTGATCGAGATGCAGTTCGGCGCCGGCCGCAACTGGCCGCTCGGGGCGGCGCTGTCCATTACTCTGATGGCGCTGGTGATGGTCGCGCTGCTGTTCTACGTGCGCAACGCCTCCCGTTCGGGAGTGCAGCATGGCTAG
- a CDS encoding amidohydrolase: protein MTTADIIIENARILTMDPDRPRAQAIALKDGAVLAVGDRTEVGELAGGSTRRIDAGGASVLPGFIDSHIHLFAGGAQLSSLSLGGVTGFDTIAAMIRERAAKNIDPGVLVAEQAAYFMFGGNEPITRHILDRILPDVPLALFASDHHTMWANTPALEAAGILHGREVPPGNEIVMGEDGLATGELREFEGFAPISDLTPTGGREMLGLQGHEPKSAPTAGQRAVDLGILRRGLAYCASLGITSFHNMDGNFYQLELLQEIDQAEGLGVRGRIPFRMLPGMAISELDKALEMRRRWHSDRLKADFVKLFMDGVIESTTADMFEDYDTAPGVSGFSFFEQDEFDAICVEADRHGLQIAVHAIGDAAVNRTLNGYEAARRANGARDSRHRIEHIEMLRPSDLPRFAQLGVLASIQPTHAPGGAYPVEPILSMVGHERMKTGYAWQTIRESGARVVFASDWPVAPLDPLFGIKTAMTRTPAFEGAPDERQSLADSIAGFTSDGAFAEFAEGRKGVLRAGAMADLVILSGDIEDAAPEQIDALRVQATICGGRFIYERGMP from the coding sequence ATGACGACAGCCGACATCATCATCGAAAACGCGCGGATTCTAACGATGGATCCCGATCGTCCCCGGGCGCAGGCGATCGCACTGAAAGATGGCGCTGTCCTCGCCGTTGGCGACCGGACGGAGGTCGGCGAGCTTGCCGGCGGGTCGACCCGCAGGATCGATGCCGGCGGCGCCTCGGTACTGCCGGGCTTCATCGACAGCCACATCCACCTCTTCGCCGGCGGCGCGCAGCTTTCGAGCCTGTCGCTCGGCGGCGTCACTGGTTTCGACACCATCGCCGCCATGATCCGCGAGCGCGCGGCGAAAAACATCGATCCCGGCGTGTTGGTCGCCGAGCAGGCCGCCTATTTCATGTTCGGCGGGAACGAGCCGATCACGCGTCACATTCTCGACCGCATCCTGCCGGATGTTCCGCTCGCGCTGTTCGCCAGCGACCACCACACGATGTGGGCGAACACCCCCGCCCTAGAGGCGGCCGGCATCCTGCACGGGCGTGAAGTACCGCCCGGCAACGAGATCGTGATGGGCGAGGACGGGCTGGCGACCGGCGAACTGCGCGAGTTCGAGGGTTTCGCGCCGATCTCCGACCTGACGCCAACCGGCGGGCGCGAGATGCTCGGCCTGCAGGGCCACGAGCCGAAATCTGCCCCGACGGCCGGTCAGCGGGCGGTGGACCTCGGCATTTTGCGGCGCGGTCTCGCCTACTGCGCCTCGCTCGGCATCACCAGCTTCCACAACATGGACGGCAATTTCTACCAGCTCGAACTCTTGCAGGAGATTGACCAGGCGGAAGGGCTCGGCGTGCGCGGGCGCATCCCGTTCCGTATGCTGCCGGGCATGGCGATATCTGAGCTCGACAAGGCACTGGAAATGCGCCGCCGCTGGCATTCGGACCGGCTCAAGGCGGATTTCGTGAAACTGTTCATGGACGGCGTGATCGAGTCGACGACCGCCGACATGTTCGAGGACTACGACACCGCGCCGGGCGTCAGCGGCTTCTCCTTCTTCGAGCAGGACGAGTTCGACGCGATCTGCGTCGAGGCGGACCGGCACGGCCTGCAGATTGCCGTGCACGCGATCGGCGACGCGGCGGTCAACCGGACGCTGAATGGCTACGAGGCGGCGCGGCGTGCCAACGGGGCGCGCGACAGCCGCCACCGCATCGAGCACATCGAGATGCTGAGGCCCTCCGACTTGCCGCGCTTCGCGCAGCTCGGAGTGCTCGCGTCGATCCAGCCCACCCATGCGCCGGGCGGCGCCTATCCGGTCGAGCCTATCCTGTCGATGGTCGGGCACGAACGTATGAAGACCGGCTATGCCTGGCAGACGATCCGCGAGAGCGGGGCGCGCGTGGTTTTTGCGAGCGACTGGCCCGTCGCGCCGCTCGACCCGCTGTTCGGCATCAAGACCGCGATGACGCGCACGCCCGCCTTCGAGGGCGCGCCGGACGAGCGCCAGTCGCTGGCGGATTCGATTGCCGGATTCACCAGCGACGGCGCCTTCGCGGAATTCGCCGAGGGCCGCAAGGGTGTGCTGAGAGCGGGCGCGATGGCGGACCTCGTCATCCTCTCGGGAGACATCGAGGACGCCGCGCCCGAGCAGATCGACGCGTTGAGGGTGCAGGCGACGATCTGCGGCGGCCGCTTCATCTACGAGCGCGGCATGCCGTAG
- a CDS encoding vanadium-dependent haloperoxidase — MAAIAPARADFRLDRCGWNAVFQFVARNRLDPPLASRLYAAFAVGSDAIYRHAALKFGSEEAARIVPDLFLGLAKEQTSRTLLWAPYPVLAVSCATAGPKVELDMLVVLRDVTRLLDGLWKRNGVGVGLPPPSGQWYPDPGSDPLRPDWGDVRPLLIGDPERFQSKKPDAYGSLDRQAQLVWNAVSNLSPAERAQVLYWADGIGTFTPPGHWAQIALNELDASDLDLGQKLFVVGATMIAVNDAVIACWRDKYTFGVPRPSQVYSKIEPVIPNPNFPSYPSGHSVISTAASYVLASYLPKRAVTLEMMAQQAGRSRFLAGIHYLADIEAGIVQGKRVAIEVVRELDPERSLINQLELP, encoded by the coding sequence GTGGCAGCGATCGCCCCCGCCCGTGCGGATTTCCGTCTCGACCGATGCGGATGGAACGCCGTATTCCAGTTCGTTGCCCGCAATCGGCTCGATCCACCCCTTGCCAGTCGTCTCTATGCGGCATTCGCCGTCGGAAGCGACGCGATATATCGGCATGCGGCGTTGAAATTTGGGTCAGAAGAAGCGGCGAGAATAGTGCCCGATCTTTTCCTAGGATTGGCGAAAGAGCAAACCAGCCGCACGCTGCTCTGGGCGCCGTATCCGGTCTTGGCGGTTTCGTGCGCGACAGCCGGACCAAAAGTTGAGCTGGATATGCTCGTAGTCCTGAGAGACGTCACACGGCTCCTTGACGGACTGTGGAAGCGGAACGGCGTCGGCGTCGGCCTCCCGCCGCCTTCAGGTCAGTGGTATCCTGATCCAGGATCAGACCCCTTGCGGCCCGATTGGGGCGATGTCCGCCCGCTTCTCATCGGAGACCCAGAGAGGTTTCAATCGAAGAAACCCGACGCTTACGGGAGCCTCGACCGCCAGGCCCAGCTGGTGTGGAATGCAGTCTCCAATCTATCGCCGGCAGAAAGAGCGCAAGTGCTCTACTGGGCTGACGGCATCGGCACATTTACGCCCCCGGGACATTGGGCTCAAATCGCACTGAACGAGTTGGACGCCAGCGATCTTGACCTCGGTCAAAAGCTGTTCGTCGTTGGGGCGACGATGATTGCCGTCAATGACGCTGTGATCGCCTGCTGGCGGGATAAATATACGTTTGGAGTACCGCGACCGTCTCAGGTCTACAGCAAAATAGAGCCAGTAATTCCAAATCCCAACTTCCCCTCTTATCCATCGGGCCACTCAGTCATTTCGACTGCAGCATCCTACGTGCTCGCGTCCTACCTGCCAAAGAGGGCAGTCACGCTCGAGATGATGGCTCAACAAGCGGGACGATCTCGCTTTTTGGCGGGTATCCATTATTTGGCCGACATTGAGGCGGGTATCGTTCAAGGAAAACGCGTGGCGATTGAGGTCGTGCGCGAACTTGATCCGGAGCGGTCTCTCATCAATCAGCTTGAACTCCCATAG